A single Theropithecus gelada isolate Dixy chromosome 7b, Tgel_1.0, whole genome shotgun sequence DNA region contains:
- the AKT1 gene encoding RAC-alpha serine/threonine-protein kinase isoform X2, with the protein MSDVAIVKEGWLHKRGEYIKTWRPRYFLLKNDGTFIGYKERPQDVDQREAPLNNFSVAQCQLMKTERPRPNTFIIRCLQWTTVIERTFHVETPEEREEWTTAIQTVADGLKKHEEEMMDFRSGSPSDNSGAEEMEVSLAKPKHRTMNEFEYLKLLGKGTFGKVILVKEKATGRYYAMKILKKEVIVAKDEVAHTLTENRVLQNSRHPFLTALKYSFQTHDRLCFVMEYANGGELFFHLSRERVFSEDRARFYGAEIVSALDYLHSEKNVVYRDLKLENLMLDKDGHIKITDFGLCKEGIKDGATMKTFCGTPEYLAPEVLEDNDYGRAVDWWGLGVVMYEMMCGRLPFYNQDHEKLFELILMEEIRFPRTLGPEAKSLLSGLLKKDPKQRLGGGSEDAKEIMQHRFFAGIVWQHVYEKKLSPPFKPQVTSETDTRYFDEEFTAQMITITPPDQDDSMECVDSERRPHFPQFSYSASGTA; encoded by the exons GGGAGTACATCAAGACCTGGCGACCACGCTACTTCCTCCTCAAGAATGATGGCACTTTCATTGGCTATAAGGAGCGGCCGCAGGACGTGGACCAACGTGAGGCCCCCCTCAACAACTTCTCTGTGGCAC AGTGCCAGCTGATGAAGACGGAGCGGCCCCGGCCCAACACCTTCATCATCCGCTGCCTGCAGTGGACCACTGTCATCGAACGCACCTTCCACGTGGAGACTCCCGAGGAGCG GGAGGAGTGGACAACCGCCATCCAGACAGTGGCCGATGGCCTCAAGAAGCACGAGGAGGAGATGATGGACTTCCGATCGGGCTCACCCAGCGACAACTCAGGGGCTGAAGAGATGGAGGTGTCCCTGGCCAAACCCAAGCACCGT ACCATGAACGAGTTTGAGTACCTGAAGCTGCTGGGCAAGGGCACTTTCGGGAAGGTGATCCTGGTGAAGGAGAAGGCAACGGGCCGCTACTACGCCATGAAGATCCTCAAGAAGGAGGTCATCGTGGCCAAG GACGAGGTGGCCCACACACTCACCGAGAACCGTGTTCTGCAGAACTCCAGGCACCCCTTCCTCACG GCCCTGAAGTACTCCTTCCAGACCCACGACCGCCTCTGCTTCGTCATGGAGTACGCCAATGGGGGCGAG CTCTTCTTCCACCTGTCCCGGGAGCGTGTGTTCTCTGAGGACCGGGCCCGCTTCTATGGCGCCGAGATCGTGTCAGCCCTGGACTACCTGCACTCGGAGAAGAATGTGGTGTACCGGGACCTCAAG CTGGAGAACCTCATGCTGGACAAGGACGGGCACATTAAGATCACAGACTTCGGGCTGTGCAAGGAGGGGATCAAGGACGGCGCCACCATGAAGACCTTCTGCGGCACACCTGAGTACCTGGCCCCCGAG GTGCTGGAGGACAATGACTACGGCCGTGCGGTGGACTGGTGGGGGCTGGGCGTGGTCATGTATGAGATGATGTGCGGCCGCCTGCCCTTCTACAACCAGGACCACGAGAAGCTTTTTGAGCTCATCCTCATGGAAGAGATCCGCTTCCCGCGCACGCTTGGTCCTGAGGCCAAGTCCTTGCTCTCAGGGCTGCTCAAGAAGGACCCCAAGCAGAG GCTTGGCGGGGGCTCTGAGGACGCCAAGGAGATCATGCAGCATCGCTTCTTTGCCGGCATCGTGTGGCAGCACGTGTATGAGAAGAAG CTCAGCCCACCCTTCAAGCCCCAGGTCACATCGGAGACCGACACCAGGTATTTTGATGAGGAGTTCACAGCCCAGATGATCACCATCACACCACCTGACCAAG ACGACAGCATGGAGTGCGTGGACAGCGAGCGCAGGCCCCACTTCCCCCAGTTCTCCTACTCGGCCAGCGGCACGGCCTGA
- the AKT1 gene encoding RAC-alpha serine/threonine-protein kinase isoform X1: MSDVAIVKEGWLHKRGEYIKTWRPRYFLLKNDGTFIGYKERPQDVDQREAPLNNFSVAQCQLMKTERPRPNTFIIRCLQWTTVIERTFHVETPEEREEWTTAIQTVADGLKKHEEEMMDFRSGSPSDNSGAEEMEVSLAKPKHRVTMNEFEYLKLLGKGTFGKVILVKEKATGRYYAMKILKKEVIVAKDEVAHTLTENRVLQNSRHPFLTALKYSFQTHDRLCFVMEYANGGELFFHLSRERVFSEDRARFYGAEIVSALDYLHSEKNVVYRDLKLENLMLDKDGHIKITDFGLCKEGIKDGATMKTFCGTPEYLAPEVLEDNDYGRAVDWWGLGVVMYEMMCGRLPFYNQDHEKLFELILMEEIRFPRTLGPEAKSLLSGLLKKDPKQRLGGGSEDAKEIMQHRFFAGIVWQHVYEKKLSPPFKPQVTSETDTRYFDEEFTAQMITITPPDQDDSMECVDSERRPHFPQFSYSASGTA, encoded by the exons GGGAGTACATCAAGACCTGGCGACCACGCTACTTCCTCCTCAAGAATGATGGCACTTTCATTGGCTATAAGGAGCGGCCGCAGGACGTGGACCAACGTGAGGCCCCCCTCAACAACTTCTCTGTGGCAC AGTGCCAGCTGATGAAGACGGAGCGGCCCCGGCCCAACACCTTCATCATCCGCTGCCTGCAGTGGACCACTGTCATCGAACGCACCTTCCACGTGGAGACTCCCGAGGAGCG GGAGGAGTGGACAACCGCCATCCAGACAGTGGCCGATGGCCTCAAGAAGCACGAGGAGGAGATGATGGACTTCCGATCGGGCTCACCCAGCGACAACTCAGGGGCTGAAGAGATGGAGGTGTCCCTGGCCAAACCCAAGCACCGTGTG ACCATGAACGAGTTTGAGTACCTGAAGCTGCTGGGCAAGGGCACTTTCGGGAAGGTGATCCTGGTGAAGGAGAAGGCAACGGGCCGCTACTACGCCATGAAGATCCTCAAGAAGGAGGTCATCGTGGCCAAG GACGAGGTGGCCCACACACTCACCGAGAACCGTGTTCTGCAGAACTCCAGGCACCCCTTCCTCACG GCCCTGAAGTACTCCTTCCAGACCCACGACCGCCTCTGCTTCGTCATGGAGTACGCCAATGGGGGCGAG CTCTTCTTCCACCTGTCCCGGGAGCGTGTGTTCTCTGAGGACCGGGCCCGCTTCTATGGCGCCGAGATCGTGTCAGCCCTGGACTACCTGCACTCGGAGAAGAATGTGGTGTACCGGGACCTCAAG CTGGAGAACCTCATGCTGGACAAGGACGGGCACATTAAGATCACAGACTTCGGGCTGTGCAAGGAGGGGATCAAGGACGGCGCCACCATGAAGACCTTCTGCGGCACACCTGAGTACCTGGCCCCCGAG GTGCTGGAGGACAATGACTACGGCCGTGCGGTGGACTGGTGGGGGCTGGGCGTGGTCATGTATGAGATGATGTGCGGCCGCCTGCCCTTCTACAACCAGGACCACGAGAAGCTTTTTGAGCTCATCCTCATGGAAGAGATCCGCTTCCCGCGCACGCTTGGTCCTGAGGCCAAGTCCTTGCTCTCAGGGCTGCTCAAGAAGGACCCCAAGCAGAG GCTTGGCGGGGGCTCTGAGGACGCCAAGGAGATCATGCAGCATCGCTTCTTTGCCGGCATCGTGTGGCAGCACGTGTATGAGAAGAAG CTCAGCCCACCCTTCAAGCCCCAGGTCACATCGGAGACCGACACCAGGTATTTTGATGAGGAGTTCACAGCCCAGATGATCACCATCACACCACCTGACCAAG ACGACAGCATGGAGTGCGTGGACAGCGAGCGCAGGCCCCACTTCCCCCAGTTCTCCTACTCGGCCAGCGGCACGGCCTGA
- the AKT1 gene encoding RAC-alpha serine/threonine-protein kinase isoform X3, which translates to MCSRNGCAPECQLMKTERPRPNTFIIRCLQWTTVIERTFHVETPEEREEWTTAIQTVADGLKKHEEEMMDFRSGSPSDNSGAEEMEVSLAKPKHRVTMNEFEYLKLLGKGTFGKVILVKEKATGRYYAMKILKKEVIVAKDEVAHTLTENRVLQNSRHPFLTALKYSFQTHDRLCFVMEYANGGELFFHLSRERVFSEDRARFYGAEIVSALDYLHSEKNVVYRDLKLENLMLDKDGHIKITDFGLCKEGIKDGATMKTFCGTPEYLAPEVLEDNDYGRAVDWWGLGVVMYEMMCGRLPFYNQDHEKLFELILMEEIRFPRTLGPEAKSLLSGLLKKDPKQRLGGGSEDAKEIMQHRFFAGIVWQHVYEKKLSPPFKPQVTSETDTRYFDEEFTAQMITITPPDQDDSMECVDSERRPHFPQFSYSASGTA; encoded by the exons ATGTGCAGTAGGAATGGCTGTGCCCCAG AGTGCCAGCTGATGAAGACGGAGCGGCCCCGGCCCAACACCTTCATCATCCGCTGCCTGCAGTGGACCACTGTCATCGAACGCACCTTCCACGTGGAGACTCCCGAGGAGCG GGAGGAGTGGACAACCGCCATCCAGACAGTGGCCGATGGCCTCAAGAAGCACGAGGAGGAGATGATGGACTTCCGATCGGGCTCACCCAGCGACAACTCAGGGGCTGAAGAGATGGAGGTGTCCCTGGCCAAACCCAAGCACCGTGTG ACCATGAACGAGTTTGAGTACCTGAAGCTGCTGGGCAAGGGCACTTTCGGGAAGGTGATCCTGGTGAAGGAGAAGGCAACGGGCCGCTACTACGCCATGAAGATCCTCAAGAAGGAGGTCATCGTGGCCAAG GACGAGGTGGCCCACACACTCACCGAGAACCGTGTTCTGCAGAACTCCAGGCACCCCTTCCTCACG GCCCTGAAGTACTCCTTCCAGACCCACGACCGCCTCTGCTTCGTCATGGAGTACGCCAATGGGGGCGAG CTCTTCTTCCACCTGTCCCGGGAGCGTGTGTTCTCTGAGGACCGGGCCCGCTTCTATGGCGCCGAGATCGTGTCAGCCCTGGACTACCTGCACTCGGAGAAGAATGTGGTGTACCGGGACCTCAAG CTGGAGAACCTCATGCTGGACAAGGACGGGCACATTAAGATCACAGACTTCGGGCTGTGCAAGGAGGGGATCAAGGACGGCGCCACCATGAAGACCTTCTGCGGCACACCTGAGTACCTGGCCCCCGAG GTGCTGGAGGACAATGACTACGGCCGTGCGGTGGACTGGTGGGGGCTGGGCGTGGTCATGTATGAGATGATGTGCGGCCGCCTGCCCTTCTACAACCAGGACCACGAGAAGCTTTTTGAGCTCATCCTCATGGAAGAGATCCGCTTCCCGCGCACGCTTGGTCCTGAGGCCAAGTCCTTGCTCTCAGGGCTGCTCAAGAAGGACCCCAAGCAGAG GCTTGGCGGGGGCTCTGAGGACGCCAAGGAGATCATGCAGCATCGCTTCTTTGCCGGCATCGTGTGGCAGCACGTGTATGAGAAGAAG CTCAGCCCACCCTTCAAGCCCCAGGTCACATCGGAGACCGACACCAGGTATTTTGATGAGGAGTTCACAGCCCAGATGATCACCATCACACCACCTGACCAAG ACGACAGCATGGAGTGCGTGGACAGCGAGCGCAGGCCCCACTTCCCCCAGTTCTCCTACTCGGCCAGCGGCACGGCCTGA